The Caballeronia sp. Lep1P3 genome window below encodes:
- a CDS encoding CDP-glycerol glycerophosphotransferase family protein, whose translation MNLVATYKKAKKRYGVFLLNRSAANLQWIAQRFPKWDNPRYLRGLCLLTLGKTVAAEQSLREAIALNPTRAHAQYLLGLALSNKNKWWQAVAAFEAAVHGSGKQARWHYELGKAREHMKRFDGAAEAFADAVALKPKRSVWQYRLGRALERAGNLAGAEKAYATATKLDASGQLRRHGVGAWHQKDGLWMMALGAYAKRLRHAPESAELRYRLGLANERSYEWDAAETCYRRALLLLRKPKADWSYRLAFVLERQQKWGDAAQAYNASVIGDATHRPYRNYRLGYVLSKAGDHRAACAAFLNSRKNVAYVVQNPTNLGLRDRDAWHLKIAQLELRIAADATDQNLYVQLARAHEAMGDWEAAARAYRAALLRCSDFKSDWYYRLGRALTQAGRYEEACEAFIETVVFKLPHGVDERDYKSVVVVKALQYSEYYETLAVTDNVILYESFGGNSMSCNPYAMFKRIVDDPHYRSWLHIWVLNDRSRIPHEYRTRNNVVFVAKDSDRYRRHLASAKYLVNNSTFPPYFIRKETQRYLNTWHGTPLKAMGLDISNNFMEHRNSARNLLQASHMLSPNAHTSRILLEKFDVASFFPGKMLEAGYPRIDATLNLASSAQAALRERLGLSTNQPVVLYAPTWRGVLGKEQVEFERLAADLKRLGALPCQVLFKGHNFVEKKLAGQKTPGISVVPGDIDANELLSIVDILVTDYSSIFFDFIPTQRPILYYTYDYEQYAAERGLYFDFGEMPGTQCFDIDALCSKIAVLTGSWPVFEEQYEKAIARFCPYDDGNATDRAIDFFLRDANVGKVITARHDRPRLLFFGGHFAPNGITSSFVSLLNGLRDAGRHDVVALIDSGQVAGNPVHRQKFADIAGRVPVVARAGAMTVTLEERRIVDRSEDAPDGYMNAERKSVQARAFRREFRRMFGESGFDAFVQFDGYSHFWTSLLAEAGTPDNTRLIYLHNNMIEECRVRFPKLESLFGLYDRFDKLISVSASVHEQNLSALARRFSLDPGRFEFLNNTIDADRVLKLADEEVDPTLTSWIGASRVVVTVGRLSPEKGQEKLIRAFAKVRAHMPDVKLVIVGEGPQRAHLEGALAELGATGYVRLAGGYGNPFPIIQRADAFILSSDHEGQGLVLLEALTLGKQVVSTDIPGPHSVLEGGYGLLVENTESGVVHGLTELLNGWTAPKRFDTRQYQAEALRAFMTLIERYAPAPTDVLARMEAQVEPV comes from the coding sequence ATGAATCTCGTCGCGACATACAAAAAGGCAAAGAAGCGCTACGGCGTGTTTCTGCTCAATCGATCGGCCGCAAATCTGCAGTGGATCGCGCAACGATTTCCCAAGTGGGACAATCCGCGGTATCTGCGCGGACTCTGCCTGCTCACGCTCGGCAAAACGGTGGCCGCGGAACAGTCGCTGCGCGAGGCGATCGCGCTGAACCCGACTCGCGCCCATGCACAGTATTTGCTCGGGCTTGCCCTCAGCAACAAGAACAAGTGGTGGCAGGCCGTCGCGGCGTTCGAGGCCGCGGTACATGGCTCGGGCAAACAAGCGCGGTGGCACTACGAGCTCGGCAAGGCTCGCGAGCACATGAAGCGTTTCGACGGAGCGGCCGAGGCCTTCGCCGATGCGGTGGCGTTGAAGCCGAAGCGCTCGGTCTGGCAATACCGGCTCGGACGGGCGCTCGAGCGCGCGGGGAATCTCGCGGGCGCGGAGAAGGCGTATGCCACGGCGACGAAGCTCGATGCGAGCGGACAGTTGCGCAGGCACGGGGTGGGCGCCTGGCATCAGAAGGATGGGCTTTGGATGATGGCGCTCGGGGCTTATGCGAAGCGGTTGAGGCATGCGCCCGAGAGTGCGGAGCTGCGTTATCGGCTTGGACTCGCCAATGAACGAAGCTATGAGTGGGATGCGGCGGAAACGTGCTATCGGCGGGCGCTGCTGCTTCTGCGCAAGCCGAAGGCCGACTGGAGCTACCGACTTGCCTTCGTGCTTGAGCGTCAGCAGAAATGGGGCGACGCAGCACAGGCTTACAACGCGTCGGTCATCGGGGACGCGACGCACCGGCCGTACCGGAACTACCGGCTGGGCTATGTGCTCTCGAAAGCGGGTGATCATCGCGCGGCGTGCGCGGCATTTTTGAACTCACGCAAGAACGTCGCGTATGTCGTTCAGAATCCCACTAATCTCGGGCTGCGCGATCGCGACGCTTGGCACCTCAAAATTGCACAACTGGAGCTGAGAATCGCGGCCGACGCCACCGATCAAAACCTTTATGTGCAACTCGCCCGCGCTCACGAAGCGATGGGCGACTGGGAGGCGGCGGCGCGCGCCTATCGCGCGGCGCTGCTCCGCTGCAGTGACTTCAAGTCCGACTGGTATTACCGTCTGGGACGCGCGTTGACGCAGGCGGGTCGATACGAAGAGGCCTGCGAGGCGTTCATCGAGACGGTGGTGTTCAAGTTGCCGCACGGCGTCGACGAGAGGGATTACAAATCGGTCGTGGTCGTCAAGGCCTTGCAGTACAGCGAGTATTACGAAACCCTCGCGGTCACCGACAACGTGATTCTCTATGAGAGCTTCGGCGGCAACTCGATGAGCTGCAATCCCTACGCGATGTTCAAGCGGATCGTCGATGATCCGCACTATCGCTCCTGGCTGCACATCTGGGTGCTGAATGATCGCAGCCGAATTCCCCACGAGTATCGAACGCGCAATAACGTCGTCTTTGTGGCCAAGGATTCGGACCGATATCGGCGCCATCTTGCGAGCGCCAAGTATCTCGTGAACAACTCGACCTTTCCGCCGTACTTCATCCGCAAGGAAACCCAGCGCTATCTGAATACGTGGCATGGCACGCCGCTTAAAGCGATGGGGCTCGATATCAGCAACAACTTCATGGAGCATCGCAACTCCGCGCGCAATCTGCTCCAGGCCAGCCACATGCTGAGTCCGAACGCGCATACATCGCGCATTCTGCTTGAGAAATTCGACGTCGCGAGCTTCTTCCCTGGAAAGATGCTGGAGGCAGGCTATCCGCGCATCGATGCGACGCTGAATCTTGCTTCGTCCGCGCAGGCTGCCTTGCGTGAACGACTCGGGTTGTCAACCAATCAGCCGGTCGTGCTGTACGCGCCGACTTGGCGGGGCGTGCTCGGCAAGGAGCAGGTCGAGTTCGAGCGACTGGCAGCCGATCTCAAACGACTTGGTGCATTGCCGTGTCAAGTGTTATTCAAAGGGCATAACTTCGTCGAGAAGAAGCTGGCTGGCCAAAAGACTCCTGGCATATCCGTCGTGCCGGGCGACATCGACGCGAACGAGTTACTGTCGATTGTCGATATCCTGGTTACGGACTATTCAAGCATCTTCTTCGACTTCATTCCGACGCAACGCCCCATTCTCTATTACACGTACGACTACGAGCAGTACGCGGCCGAGCGCGGCCTCTATTTCGACTTCGGCGAAATGCCGGGCACGCAGTGCTTCGACATCGATGCGTTGTGTTCGAAGATCGCCGTCCTGACCGGCTCCTGGCCTGTATTCGAAGAGCAATACGAGAAGGCGATTGCGCGCTTCTGTCCGTACGATGACGGCAATGCAACGGATCGAGCCATTGACTTTTTCCTGCGCGACGCGAACGTCGGCAAGGTGATTACGGCTCGCCACGATCGTCCGCGATTGTTGTTCTTCGGTGGTCACTTTGCGCCCAACGGCATCACTTCTTCGTTCGTGAGCCTGCTCAACGGCCTGCGCGACGCGGGGCGCCACGATGTGGTCGCGCTGATCGACTCAGGGCAGGTTGCGGGTAATCCGGTCCATCGACAGAAATTCGCGGATATAGCCGGAAGAGTTCCCGTCGTCGCACGTGCTGGCGCGATGACAGTGACGCTCGAGGAACGACGAATCGTCGACCGGTCCGAGGATGCTCCGGACGGTTACATGAACGCCGAACGCAAGAGCGTGCAGGCGCGTGCATTCCGCCGCGAGTTCCGCCGGATGTTCGGTGAATCGGGGTTCGATGCCTTCGTTCAGTTCGATGGCTACAGCCACTTCTGGACGTCGCTTCTGGCCGAGGCCGGTACACCGGACAACACACGGTTGATTTATCTGCACAACAATATGATCGAGGAGTGCAGGGTCAGATTTCCTAAGCTCGAGTCTCTGTTCGGCCTCTACGATCGGTTCGACAAGCTTATTTCGGTTTCGGCCAGCGTACACGAGCAGAACCTCAGCGCGCTCGCGCGCCGCTTCTCACTCGATCCGGGCCGTTTCGAGTTTCTCAACAACACGATAGACGCGGACCGGGTTCTGAAACTCGCTGATGAGGAGGTCGATCCTACTTTAACCTCGTGGATCGGTGCGTCTCGCGTGGTCGTGACGGTTGGCAGGCTCTCGCCGGAAAAAGGTCAGGAGAAGCTCATCCGTGCGTTTGCGAAGGTGCGCGCACACATGCCCGACGTGAAGTTGGTGATCGTCGGCGAAGGGCCCCAGCGAGCACATCTCGAAGGCGCGCTGGCCGAACTGGGTGCAACCGGCTATGTCCGGCTGGCCGGCGGGTACGGGAATCCATTCCCTATCATCCAACGCGCAGACGCTTTCATTTTGTCGTCTGATCACGAAGGCCAGGGCCTCGTCCTGCTCGAAGCGCTCACGCTCGGCAAGCAGGTGGTATCGACCGACATTCCCGGCCCGCATAGCGTACTCGAAGGCGGCTATGGCCTGCTCGTCGAGAACACCGAGAGCGGCGTCGTGCATGGTTTGACGGAGTTGCTCAATGGTTGGACCGCGCCGAAGCGCTTCGACACACGCCAGTATCAGGCGGAAGCGCTGCGCGCCTTCATGACGCTGATCGAGCGGTATGCGCCGGCGCCCACCGACGTGTTGGCGCGCATGGAAGCGCAAGTCGAGCCCGTCTGA
- a CDS encoding capsular polysaccharide biosynthesis protein, whose protein sequence is MTHAIGIVSPGIWGIPHLDSMLSGTPVRVRGRFAVRNAGVAAIAGWGAKPSAERARRLARACNLPYLALEDGFLRSLGLGVNGAPPLSIVVDDLGIYYDAGHPSRLERLIADCGADAATLQDARRGIDAIVRYRLSKYNDSPTLHLPPAKAGGRVLVVDQTAGDVSVSLGGANAETFARMLAAAKAEHPDAEVWVKTHPDVSSGRKRGYFGGVKAQGRVHVLAKACCPLTLLEAFDHVYVVTSQLGFEALMLGKTVTCFGMPWYAGWSLTDDRHSSIGDVRRRRGVPRTVEQLFAAAYIKYARYLDPASGQPGTLFQVIDWLARNREIDEASSGTLYCIGMSLWKRAVIHPFLSTPSNRLRFVARLGVKQLDALEADAKLVVWGGRHADLCRAARARGIGVARVEDGFVRSVGLGSDLRGPLSLAVDDDGIYYDPASGSRMERLAHEVRLDAHDRERAARLREALVRLRISKYNVGAAYRCASAAAGRLRILVPGQVEDDQSILAGSPHIRRNLDLLAAVRRANPQAWIVYKPHPDVVACNRSGGVDAALSASLADECVVDANISDCIAEVDEVHTMTSLAGFEALLRGRKVHCYGGPFYAGWGLTVDHMALPHRTRKLTLEELVYVALCAYPRYRLPGVRGFCAVEDAIQSLVAQGASRGVPAGSQRLSRQWRKGLQVLRALVTSK, encoded by the coding sequence ATGACACACGCGATTGGTATTGTCTCGCCGGGCATCTGGGGCATTCCGCATCTCGACAGCATGCTTTCGGGAACGCCCGTGCGCGTGCGCGGAAGGTTTGCGGTTCGTAATGCAGGGGTTGCCGCGATCGCCGGATGGGGCGCGAAGCCGAGCGCCGAGCGCGCGCGGCGCCTTGCGCGTGCGTGCAATCTGCCGTACCTCGCGCTGGAGGATGGCTTCCTTCGCTCGCTAGGCCTCGGCGTAAATGGCGCTCCGCCGCTGTCAATCGTCGTGGATGATCTCGGGATTTACTACGATGCGGGCCATCCATCGCGGCTCGAACGTCTAATCGCGGATTGCGGTGCGGACGCGGCCACGCTGCAGGACGCGCGGCGCGGAATCGACGCGATCGTGCGTTATCGTCTTTCGAAGTACAACGACTCCCCCACGTTGCATCTGCCGCCTGCGAAGGCCGGCGGGCGGGTTCTGGTCGTCGATCAGACGGCGGGCGATGTTTCCGTGTCGCTCGGCGGCGCGAACGCCGAAACGTTCGCAAGGATGCTTGCTGCCGCAAAAGCCGAGCATCCCGACGCCGAAGTCTGGGTCAAGACGCATCCCGACGTGTCAAGCGGACGCAAGCGCGGCTATTTCGGCGGCGTAAAGGCGCAAGGGCGCGTGCACGTACTCGCGAAGGCATGCTGCCCGCTTACCCTCCTCGAAGCATTCGATCACGTCTATGTCGTGACCTCGCAACTCGGCTTCGAAGCTTTGATGCTGGGTAAAACCGTTACATGCTTCGGCATGCCGTGGTACGCGGGATGGAGTTTGACCGACGACCGGCATTCCTCCATCGGCGACGTGCGCCGTCGTCGCGGCGTGCCGCGCACGGTCGAGCAACTCTTTGCCGCGGCCTATATCAAATACGCGCGCTATCTCGATCCGGCGAGCGGACAGCCGGGAACACTGTTTCAGGTTATCGACTGGCTCGCGCGCAATCGCGAAATCGACGAAGCGAGCAGCGGCACGCTCTATTGCATCGGCATGAGCTTGTGGAAGCGAGCGGTGATTCACCCGTTTCTGAGCACGCCGTCCAACCGGCTGCGCTTCGTGGCCCGGCTCGGAGTGAAGCAACTCGACGCGCTCGAAGCCGATGCGAAGCTCGTTGTCTGGGGCGGGCGTCATGCAGATCTGTGCCGAGCCGCGAGAGCTCGGGGCATAGGTGTGGCGCGCGTCGAGGATGGTTTCGTGCGCTCGGTCGGTCTCGGATCGGACCTGCGCGGGCCGCTTTCGCTCGCCGTCGACGATGACGGAATCTATTACGACCCCGCCTCGGGCAGCCGAATGGAGCGGCTCGCGCACGAGGTGCGGCTCGACGCTCACGATCGCGAGCGGGCCGCGCGGTTGCGCGAAGCGCTCGTGCGCCTGCGGATCAGCAAGTACAACGTGGGCGCCGCGTATCGCTGCGCGAGCGCGGCAGCCGGGCGGCTGCGCATCCTCGTGCCTGGCCAAGTGGAGGACGACCAATCGATCCTCGCCGGGTCGCCGCATATTCGGCGCAATCTCGATCTGTTGGCGGCGGTTCGCCGAGCGAATCCGCAAGCGTGGATCGTCTACAAACCGCACCCCGATGTCGTGGCGTGCAACCGCAGCGGCGGCGTCGATGCGGCGCTTTCGGCGTCGCTCGCCGATGAGTGTGTGGTCGACGCCAACATTTCCGATTGCATCGCCGAGGTCGACGAAGTGCACACGATGACCTCACTCGCAGGCTTCGAGGCGCTGTTGCGCGGCAGGAAGGTGCACTGCTACGGCGGTCCGTTCTACGCCGGCTGGGGCCTGACCGTCGATCACATGGCGCTGCCGCATCGCACGCGCAAGCTCACGCTGGAAGAGCTCGTGTACGTCGCGTTGTGCGCGTATCCACGCTACCGCCTGCCTGGGGTGCGGGGCTTCTGCGCGGTCGAGGATGCTATCCAGTCGCTTGTCGCGCAGGGCGCGAGCCGTGGGGTTCCGGCGGGCAGCCAACGGCTCAGCAGACAGTGGCGCAAGGGCTTACAGGTGCTTCGCGCTCTCGTGACATCGAAATGA
- the tagD gene encoding glycerol-3-phosphate cytidylyltransferase yields MRTVITYGTFDLLHVGHLNLLRRAKALGDRLVVALSTDEFNMNMKNKRTVIPYADRRHMLEALRCVDLVIPEENWEQKALDVQRYQIDTLVMGDDWVGKFDFLNDYCNVVYVPRTEAISSTELKRHIRDGASGPLAAGGFGEQHAKNGDARWLAA; encoded by the coding sequence ATGAGAACAGTCATTACGTACGGAACGTTCGACCTGCTGCATGTAGGTCATCTGAATCTGCTGCGGCGCGCCAAGGCTTTAGGGGACAGGCTCGTGGTCGCGCTCTCGACCGATGAGTTCAATATGAATATGAAGAACAAGCGCACCGTCATTCCGTACGCGGACCGGCGCCACATGCTGGAGGCGTTGCGCTGCGTCGATCTGGTGATCCCCGAGGAAAACTGGGAACAGAAGGCGCTCGACGTGCAACGTTATCAGATCGACACCTTAGTCATGGGCGACGATTGGGTCGGCAAGTTCGATTTTCTCAACGACTATTGCAACGTCGTCTATGTCCCGCGCACGGAGGCGATCTCGTCGACCGAACTGAAGCGTCACATTCGTGACGGCGCGTCCGGCCCTCTTGCGGCCGGCGGCTTCGGCGAGCAGCATGCGAAAAACGGCGACGCCCGCTGGCTCGCGGCCTGA
- a CDS encoding polysaccharide biosynthesis/export family protein, whose product MFRSFLLTCFLGGILGISHAQAASSAYGGADLAGEASNISRLRTSDFANMPSMARGNAMNAAALDAGMSEAAEPRKEAPGTTAARLAALTPSQRADYQANGASHVFGANLFTGAFAYGSSVDFNPGYVISVGDQLRVRMWGGYEFDSVLTVDQQGNIFLPHVGPLHVAGVTNSELQPTVTGALRKVFSSRVSVYCNLQMAQPVRVYVAGFVRHPGMYNGTSNDSVLRYLDQAGGIDPGRGSFLDVQVKRGEQVRGTIDLYDFLLRGTLPSVPLSDGDVIFVSPRHSTLSVTGLAENAKQIEFLGETTPLDRIIAAAHPQPSATHVRITRNTGTTLNVEYVALSDAGNVRLQNGDVISFTADKQPGTITVRVEGEHLGPQEYVLPYGSRLGALLRQVTMTERSAVDDLQLFRPSVKLRQKQMLDSTLNHLSEAVLTARSGTQEEAALRKDEASLVLQWVERAKHIQPLGQTVVGKPEIRDQLLLENGDVLFVPVKDGIVLVGGEVLFPTAIAADSSYSVEDYITKAGGFTQDADTSRVVVAHLDGTFSDGKRDKTVVAGDQIMVLPKVDFKTRQFAKDVFQILYQIAISAKVALGL is encoded by the coding sequence ATGTTTCGTTCTTTTCTTCTGACCTGTTTCCTCGGCGGCATCTTGGGCATCAGCCACGCGCAGGCCGCCTCGTCCGCGTACGGCGGCGCCGACCTCGCAGGCGAGGCATCGAATATCAGCCGTCTGAGAACCAGCGATTTCGCCAACATGCCTTCGATGGCGCGGGGCAACGCAATGAACGCCGCAGCGCTCGACGCTGGCATGTCGGAGGCCGCCGAGCCTCGCAAGGAAGCGCCGGGCACCACGGCGGCGCGGCTTGCCGCGCTCACGCCTTCGCAGCGCGCCGACTATCAAGCGAACGGGGCGAGCCACGTGTTCGGTGCAAATCTATTCACGGGCGCATTCGCTTATGGATCGTCGGTCGACTTCAATCCGGGATATGTCATCTCGGTGGGCGATCAGCTTCGCGTGCGCATGTGGGGCGGCTACGAGTTCGACTCGGTGCTCACGGTCGACCAGCAAGGCAATATCTTCCTGCCGCACGTTGGGCCGCTGCATGTGGCGGGGGTGACCAATTCCGAGCTTCAGCCGACGGTGACGGGTGCGCTGCGCAAGGTGTTTAGCAGCCGCGTGTCCGTTTACTGCAATCTGCAGATGGCGCAGCCGGTTCGCGTCTATGTGGCGGGCTTCGTGCGGCATCCGGGTATGTACAACGGCACGTCAAACGACAGCGTGCTGCGCTACCTCGATCAGGCGGGCGGCATCGATCCAGGTCGCGGCTCGTTCCTCGACGTGCAGGTAAAGCGCGGCGAGCAGGTGCGCGGCACGATCGATCTCTATGATTTTCTCCTGCGTGGCACGTTGCCTTCAGTCCCGCTCTCCGATGGCGACGTGATCTTTGTCAGCCCGCGCCATAGCACCTTGTCGGTGACGGGCCTCGCGGAAAATGCCAAGCAAATAGAGTTCCTCGGCGAGACCACGCCGCTCGACCGAATCATCGCCGCGGCTCATCCGCAGCCTTCGGCGACGCACGTGCGAATCACGCGCAACACGGGCACAACGCTGAACGTCGAATATGTCGCGCTCTCTGACGCGGGCAACGTCAGGTTGCAAAACGGCGATGTCATCAGCTTCACGGCCGACAAGCAGCCCGGGACGATCACCGTGCGCGTTGAAGGTGAGCATCTGGGCCCGCAGGAATACGTGTTGCCGTACGGCAGCCGCCTTGGCGCACTACTTCGGCAAGTAACAATGACCGAGCGCTCCGCCGTCGACGACCTTCAACTGTTCCGCCCGAGCGTAAAGCTCCGCCAGAAACAGATGCTTGATTCAACGCTCAACCATCTCTCCGAAGCGGTGCTGACCGCACGCTCCGGCACGCAGGAAGAAGCCGCGCTGCGCAAGGATGAAGCGAGTCTCGTGCTGCAATGGGTCGAGCGCGCGAAGCATATCCAGCCGCTGGGCCAGACCGTGGTGGGTAAGCCCGAGATCCGGGATCAGCTTCTGCTCGAAAACGGCGATGTGCTGTTCGTGCCGGTGAAGGACGGCATCGTCCTGGTTGGCGGAGAGGTGCTTTTCCCGACGGCGATCGCGGCAGATTCGAGCTACTCGGTCGAGGACTACATTACAAAGGCCGGTGGTTTCACGCAGGATGCGGATACGTCGCGCGTGGTGGTGGCCCACCTCGACGGCACGTTCAGCGACGGAAAGCGAGACAAGACTGTCGTGGCTGGCGATCAGATCATGGTGTTGCCAAAGGTCGACTTCAAGACCCGCCAGTTTGCGAAGGATGTGTTCCAGATTCTCTACCAAATTGCAATCAGCGCGAAGGTAGCGCTAGGACTGTGA
- a CDS encoding cytochrome P450 yields MNFTPPYPKPHSNKSSLLLRFLRGWNSWIDVLFERSYSMKMGSISQFGMKIFMLNDTKWVPGILADAKRYPKHALMHRMLEPLLGESIFTTNGEVWERQRRLMEPAFSAARLKLVFSLMHQSTANMLDRLDHVADGNSYEVDEEMTYVTADIIFRTILSQDLTENEAREIYAAFTEFQGHAQRAAILMIYRLPPFLWTRASRRSAKRIRSILSGIIKRRCADRDAGKSAEYRDILGGMMEVSDPETGDRFGFPELVDQVCMLFLAGHETSASALTWALYLLSNCAHLQERICQEIRETVGDGDFEMSDMKALPTVGNVFREALRLYPPVGFFVREATQSQCIRDKDVAAGSPILISPWLLHRHRAIWERPDEFDPDRFDSESGKEAARCAYIPFSKGPRVCIGAAFATQEAVLILASIVRRYHIEPDRTHVPRVVGRVTIRSGNGVRIKLRRRDAS; encoded by the coding sequence ATGAACTTTACTCCTCCCTATCCGAAGCCGCACAGCAACAAGAGTTCGCTGCTGCTGCGCTTTTTGCGCGGCTGGAATTCCTGGATCGATGTGCTCTTCGAGCGCAGCTACTCCATGAAAATGGGCAGCATTTCGCAGTTCGGCATGAAGATCTTCATGCTTAACGATACGAAATGGGTGCCTGGTATTCTCGCCGATGCGAAGCGTTATCCCAAGCACGCGCTGATGCACCGGATGCTCGAGCCGCTACTTGGCGAAAGCATCTTCACGACGAACGGGGAAGTTTGGGAGCGTCAACGCCGGCTCATGGAACCAGCTTTCTCTGCTGCGCGCCTCAAGCTCGTGTTCTCGCTGATGCACCAGTCGACGGCCAACATGCTCGACCGGCTGGATCATGTCGCAGACGGCAACTCCTACGAGGTCGATGAAGAGATGACCTATGTCACCGCCGACATCATCTTCCGCACGATCCTTTCACAAGATCTGACCGAGAACGAGGCGCGCGAGATCTACGCCGCGTTCACCGAGTTTCAGGGTCACGCGCAACGCGCGGCAATTCTGATGATCTACCGCCTGCCGCCATTCCTTTGGACGCGCGCGAGCAGGCGGTCAGCGAAGCGCATTCGCTCCATACTCTCGGGCATCATTAAACGGCGTTGCGCAGATCGCGATGCAGGGAAGTCGGCCGAATATCGCGATATTCTTGGCGGCATGATGGAGGTGAGTGATCCCGAAACCGGCGACCGCTTCGGTTTTCCAGAACTGGTCGATCAGGTCTGCATGCTGTTTCTCGCCGGGCATGAGACGTCGGCGAGTGCGCTGACCTGGGCGCTCTATCTGCTTTCGAACTGCGCACATCTGCAGGAACGGATCTGTCAGGAGATTCGCGAAACGGTGGGCGACGGTGACTTTGAGATGAGCGACATGAAGGCGTTGCCGACCGTTGGCAATGTATTTCGCGAAGCGCTGCGTCTTTATCCGCCCGTCGGCTTCTTCGTGCGCGAGGCGACACAATCGCAGTGCATCCGCGACAAGGACGTGGCCGCTGGCTCGCCCATTCTCATCTCGCCGTGGCTGCTCCATCGGCATCGGGCGATCTGGGAGCGGCCTGACGAATTCGATCCCGACCGCTTCGACTCCGAGTCTGGCAAGGAAGCGGCGCGCTGCGCCTACATTCCATTCAGCAAAGGACCGCGCGTGTGCATCGGCGCGGCGTTCGCAACACAGGAAGCAGTGCTGATCCTCGCGAGTATTGTGCGGCGATACCACATTGAGCCCGACAGGACACACGTCCCGCGCGTCGTTGGGCGGGTGACCATACGCTCGGGTAACGGCGTGCGTATAAAGCTGAGAAGGCGCGACGCTTCGTGA
- a CDS encoding CDP-glycerol glycerophosphotransferase family protein, with protein sequence MFVTRPNVAIAGNLRVVLDALADTATSGTAHRELAVFKDGPVAPETAAALAEKGVKVFECFSIEALCFIVSSATVVLSHSARDAFLPGRRRGRRVINLWHGVALKRIELLMEPRGDAQSRTRRALMVRNARLYDALIASSPVDRVVNAQAFGLPFEKVHATGLPRFDYLRADWPLPCDLRRQADALDAQLAGRRLVLYAPTFRETADSPLDWMDSACIDAIRGLCRRMGLLFGLRPHPYEKRPLDTLCDGVDIIDVSPARFAEAALLLRRADALIVDYSSIWVDYLAMRKPILGLVPDYDRYCSEERGFVYTQESVFPGPLHRDWQAVLIDLERLAHVNFEPADPHRLDSAAGLFLPPDRLAGSCTQRCIQVLFNGLERGAAPARALSRSAAR encoded by the coding sequence GTGTTCGTCACACGGCCGAACGTCGCGATCGCCGGCAATCTGCGTGTCGTGCTCGACGCGCTGGCGGATACGGCTACCAGCGGCACGGCACACCGAGAGCTCGCGGTTTTCAAGGATGGTCCCGTCGCACCGGAGACGGCAGCCGCGCTGGCAGAGAAAGGCGTGAAGGTTTTCGAGTGCTTCAGCATCGAAGCACTGTGTTTCATCGTGTCGAGCGCGACCGTGGTGTTGAGCCATTCGGCGCGCGACGCGTTTCTGCCGGGCCGACGGCGGGGGCGGCGCGTGATTAATCTGTGGCATGGCGTGGCGCTAAAGCGCATCGAGCTTCTGATGGAGCCGCGCGGTGACGCGCAATCACGCACGAGGCGCGCGCTCATGGTCCGCAATGCGCGGCTCTATGATGCACTAATCGCGAGCAGCCCGGTAGATCGGGTCGTGAACGCGCAGGCATTCGGTCTGCCTTTCGAGAAAGTGCATGCGACCGGATTGCCGCGCTTCGACTATCTGCGCGCGGACTGGCCGTTGCCGTGCGATTTGCGGCGCCAGGCCGACGCGCTCGACGCGCAGCTCGCCGGCCGCCGCCTCGTGCTCTATGCGCCGACCTTCCGCGAAACCGCAGATTCGCCGCTAGACTGGATGGATAGCGCCTGCATCGACGCGATTCGCGGTCTGTGCCGGCGCATGGGTCTCCTGTTCGGCCTGCGGCCGCATCCCTACGAGAAGCGGCCGCTTGATACGTTGTGCGACGGCGTCGACATCATTGATGTATCGCCCGCACGCTTTGCCGAGGCTGCGCTGCTGTTGCGCCGCGCAGATGCACTCATCGTCGACTATTCGAGCATCTGGGTCGACTATCTCGCGATGCGCAAGCCCATTCTTGGTCTCGTGCCCGATTACGATCGCTACTGCAGTGAAGAACGAGGCTTCGTCTACACGCAAGAGTCGGTGTTTCCAGGACCGTTGCATCGCGACTGGCAAGCGGTGCTCATTGATCTCGAACGCCTCGCGCACGTAAACTTCGAGCCTGCCGACCCGCATCGTCTGGATTCTGCAGCTGGCCTCTTCCTGCCGCCGGATAGACTCGCGGGTTCCTGCACGCAGCGCTGCATCCAAGTGCTCTTCAACGGACTGGAGCGAGGCGCCGCGCCAGCGCGTGCACTGTCGAGGAGCGCCGCACGATGA